The proteins below are encoded in one region of Rhizophagus irregularis chromosome 13, complete sequence:
- a CDS encoding uncharacterized protein (SECRETED:cutsite_VTA-SP; SECRETED:prob_0.8803); SECRETED:SignalP(1-21), giving the protein MNSRQIFFALLIVLMATIVTASPLNLDQLIERKNAQKDESPSKEKNGEVKATLSRPGRDTSGNYERDLV; this is encoded by the exons atgaattcgCGTCAAATTTTCTTTGCTCTCTTGATTGTGCTTATGGCTACTATCGTAACAGCCTCTCCTTTGAATTTAGATCAATTAATTGAAAG GAAAAATGCTCAAAAAGACGAAAGTCCatcgaaagaaaaaaacggCGAAGTTAAGGCTACGCTTTCGAGACCTGGCAGAGATACTTCGGGAAATTATGAAAGGGACCTAGTATAG